The genomic segment ACGGATCACGTCTTCACAAGCGCGCTCGGCGAGCTCAAGTCCTGGCACCGGCTCGACGACACGCTCACCATGGCGATCAACCTGTCGGCGACCACGCTGCGCGATCTGGACATGCCCGACCGCTTCGAGAGCTTCGCGCGCGAGGCCAACGTTCCGCTCGACCGCATCATCCTGGAGATCACGGAAACCAGCGCGCTCGGCGACGACCCGCATGCGCTGGACGTGCTCACGCGCCTCAGGCTGAAGGGCTTCGGCCTGTCGCTGGACGATTTCGGCACCGGCTATTCCTCGCTCGTCGAGCTCTACCGCATGCCGCTCAGCGAGCTGAAGGTCGACAAGTCCTTCGTGGCGCATCTCGACAGCGACCGCGAGGCGCGCATCATCGTGCGCTCCATCATCGATCTCGCCCAGAATCTCGGATTGAAGACCTGCGCCGAGGGTGTCGAGACGCCCGGCGCGCTGGATTGCCTGCGCGAACTCGGCTGCGACCAGGCCCAGGGCTTCTTCATCACCGTCCCTCTCGCATCCGGCACACTCGACGCCTTCCTGACGCGCTGGCGCGAGAAGGCCATGTCGCTGCGGCTCGTCGCCTCCAACGTTCCGGAGGGCGCAGTCCAGCACATTGCATGAATTCCCGCACCGGGGACTCCTGAAGAGCCGTGGATCGTCGCGCCCTCCCTCGACAATCCGCGGCTCTTTTTTCTTTGTCGAGGTGTGTCAGTCGACCCGGTCGCCCCGCGCCCAGGCCTCGCGCAGCGCCGCGCAATGCGCCTCCAGCCGGCCCTCCGCAATGGCCGCGCGCAAGCCGGCCATGAGGTCCTGATAGTACCAGACATTCGCCCAGCTCAGCAGCATCGGCCCCAGATACTCGCCGCAGCGGAAGAGATGGTGCAGATAGGCGCGCGAATACTGGCTGGCCGCGGGACAGGCGCTTTCGGGATCGAGCGGACGCGGATCCTCCGCATGGCGGGCATTGCGCAGATTGATCCGGCCGAAGCGCGTGAAGGCCTGCCCGTGCCGGCCCGAGCGCGTCGGCATCACGCAATCGAACATGTCGATGCCGCGCAGGACCGACAGCACGATGTCCTCCGGAGTGCCCACGCCCATCAGGTATCGCGGCCGGTCTTGCGGAAGCATCGGCACCGTCGCGTCGAGCGTGGCGAGCATCCGCTCCTGGCCCTCCCCGACAGCGAGCCCGCCGACCGCATAGCCCTCGAAGCCCATATCGACGAGGCCCCTCGCGGACACCTCGCGCAACCGCGGATAGACGCTGCCCTGCACGATGCCGAAGAGCGCACGGCCGAGCCCCGCCTGGGCAGCGAAGGCCGCCTTCGACCGCTCCGCCCAGCGCAGCGACAGGTCCATGGAGACCTCCGCCGCATCCTCCTCGCAAGGCCACGGCGTGCATTCGTCGAAGACCATCTGGATGTCGGAGCCGAGCAGGCCCTGCACCGCGATGGAGCGCTCCGGCGTCAGCATGTGGCGCGAGCCGTCGATATGCGACTGGAAGGCGACGCCCTCCTCGGAGAGCTTGCGCAGCTTGGCCAGCGACATGACCTGGAAGCCGCCCGAATCGGTGAGGATCGGCCGCGGCCAGCGCATGAACTCGTGGAGCCCGCCAAGGGCTGCCACGCGCTCCGCGCCCGGCCTCAGCATCAGGTGGTAGGTGTTGCCGAGAATGATATCGGCCCCCGCCTCGCGGACCTGATCCGCATAGAGCGCCTTGACGGTGGCCGCCGTGCCGACCGGCATGAAGGCCGGTGTGCGGATATCGCCGCGGGCCGTGCGGACCAATCCGTGGCGCGCGCGGCCGTCGGTCTGGAGAACGGAAAAGGAGAACGGTTTCGAAACGGTCATTTGTCGGTCTGGGCGCGCGCGTCGCCTTGCCGGTGGAGCAGGCAGGCGTCGCCATAGGAATAGAAGCGATAGCCGCCTGCGATCGCATGGGCATAGGCCCGCTTCATGAGCTCAAGGCCGGAGAAGGCGGAGACCAGCATGAACAGCGTCGAGCGCGGCAGGTGGAAATTGGTCATGAGGAGATCGATGGCGCGGAACGGTAGCCCGGCGTGATGAAGATGTCGGTTTGGCCGGAAAACGGCGAGATCGTGCCGTCTTCGCCCGCAGCCGATTCCAGGAGTCTCAGCGAGGTCGTACCCACCGCAACGATCCGGCCGCCGGCGCAGCGCGCCTCGTTGAGCAGTGCCGCCGTCTCCGCGCTCACCTCGCCGGTCTCGGCATGCATGGCGTGGTCGCGCGTATCCTCCGCCTTGACCGGCAGGAAGGTGCCGGCCCCCACATGGAGGGTGACGAAGGCCCGGCGCACGCCCCTCTCCTCAAGCCGCGCGAACAGCGCGTCGGTGAAATGGAGCCCGGCGGTCGGAGCCGCCACCGCGCCCTCGCGCCGGGCATAGACGGTCTGATAGTCGGCGAGGTCGCGCTCGTCCACCGCGCGCCTGGCGGCGATATAGGGCGGCAGGGGCATGACGCCGAGCTCGGCCACGGCCTCGTCGAGAACCGCGCCATGGAAGTCGAAGGACAGGGCAATCTCGCCGCCCTCCCCCTTCTCCGCCACCGTCGCGTCCAGCATGCCGGCGAAACACACCTTGCCATCCTCGCCGAAGCGGATGCGGTCGCCGGGCCGAAGCTTGCGGCCGGGCTTTGCGAAGGCCCGCCAGCGGGCCTCGTCGACCCGCTGGTGGAGCGTGACCTCGATGGCGGGCTCGGTCTCGCCGCGCCCGATCCGGCGGCCGGACAGGCGCGCCGGGATCACCCGCGTGTCGTTGAAGACGAGAACGTCGCCCGGCTCCAGGAGCGCCGGCAGGTCGCGCACATGGCGATCCTCCAGCCGCTCGGGCTCGTCCCCGCCCCCGACGACGAGCAGGCGAGCGGCATCGCGCGGGCTCACGGGCCTCAGCGCGATGCACTCGTTCGGCAGCTCGAAATCGAAGGCGTCGACTCGCATGGCGGCATATCGCCCCCGGAAGGGACTATGGCCTCACTCGCCCTTGGCGTCGGCGGCGACCTGCATCTTCACGATGGTGTCGGGATCGCTGACCGAACCGCTCTGGCCCGCCCCCTTCTTGATCTGGTCGACATAGTCCATGCCGTCCACGACCTCGCCGAACACGGTGTACTGGCCATTCAGGAATTCCGCATCGTCGAAGCAGATGAAGAACTGGCTGTTGGCGCTGTTCGGATCGGGCGTGCGGGCCATGCCGACAGTGCCGCGCGTGAACGGCTCGCTGGAGAATTCCGCCGGCAGGTCGGGATAGTCCGAACCGCCGCCGCCGGTGCCGGTCGGATCGCCGGTCTGCGCCATGAAGCCGTCGATCACGCGGTGGAACTTCAGCCCGTCATAGAAGCCCTCGCGGGTGAGTGTCTTGATGCGCTCCACATGCTTGGGCGCGAGATCCGGGCGCAGCCGGATGACGACGCGTCCGTCCTTCAGATCCATATAGAGCGTGTTCTCCGGGTCGAGCTTGGGGGCGCGGCGCCGACGGCCGGCACCATGGCGAGAAGAAGCAGTCCTGACAAAAGGCTCACGAGCTTTCCCATCATTCGAATCTCTTGGCTGTGTTGGTGTCGGTCGCTACGCGCGATCGAGCGCGGCATCGATCCGACGGCGAACGATATCGGGCACGAAGGGCGAAATGTCCCCGCCCATGCGCGCGATCTGCTTGACGAGAGACGAGGCGATCATGCGCGTATCAGGGCTCGCGGCAAGGAAAATCGTCTCCACGTCGCCGGCCATGGCCGCGTTCATCTGCGCCATCTGGACCTCGTAGTCGAAATCGGAGGCATCGCGCAGGCCGCGCACCATGACATGCGCACCCTGGCTGCGCGCCGCCTCCACGGCGAGCGTGTCGAAAGTCGCCACCTCGATGTCGCACCCCGCCGTCTGGCCGAGCGGGACGCACACCTCCTCCAGGAGTGCCACGCGGTCGGACGCCGGCAGAAGCGCCGTCTTGCCGTGATGCACGCCGACGCCGAGCACGAGCCGGTCGACGAGCCTCGCCGCCCGCGCGATCACGTCGATATGACCGTTCGTCACCGGATCGAAACTGCCCGGATAAAAGCCCGTCCGCATGTCTTCTCCTGCCAAGGCCCGACCGGGATGCCGGATCGGCTTTGTCGCCCCGCCCCTACTAAAGCATTTTGGCGCGAAGGGAAATGGCGCCTCCCGCGCGCCTGGACGGTAAGCAAATCCGGCCCGGCTACAGGATCTGGCTCAGGAACTCCCTGGTGCGCGGGTCCGTCGCCTCGGTAAAGAAGCTGCTGGGCGGCCCGTGCTCGACGATAACGCCGCGGTCGGTGAAATAGACATGGTCGGCCACCTCGCGGGCAAAGCCCATCTCGTGGGTCACCAGAATGCAGGTCATGCCTTCCGCGGCGAGCTCCTTGATGGTGACGAGCACCTCCTTCACCGTCTCCGGATCGAGAGCCGCGGTCACCTCGTCGAACAGCATAACGTCAGGGTTCATGGCCAGCGACCGCGCGATGGCCAC from the Kaustia mangrovi genome contains:
- the coaD gene encoding pantetheine-phosphate adenylyltransferase, which encodes MRTGFYPGSFDPVTNGHIDVIARAARLVDRLVLGVGVHHGKTALLPASDRVALLEEVCVPLGQTAGCDIEVATFDTLAVEAARSQGAHVMVRGLRDASDFDYEVQMAQMNAAMAGDVETIFLAASPDTRMIASSLVKQIARMGGDISPFVPDIVRRRIDAALDRA
- a CDS encoding peptidylprolyl isomerase; protein product: MDLKDGRVVIRLRPDLAPKHVERIKTLTREGFYDGLKFHRVIDGFMAQTGDPTGTGGGGSDYPDLPAEFSSEPFTRGTVGMARTPDPNSANSQFFICFDDAEFLNGQYTVFGEVVDGMDYVDQIKKGAGQSGSVSDPDTIVKMQVAADAKGE
- the tgt gene encoding tRNA guanosine(34) transglycosylase Tgt yields the protein MTVSKPFSFSVLQTDGRARHGLVRTARGDIRTPAFMPVGTAATVKALYADQVREAGADIILGNTYHLMLRPGAERVAALGGLHEFMRWPRPILTDSGGFQVMSLAKLRKLSEEGVAFQSHIDGSRHMLTPERSIAVQGLLGSDIQMVFDECTPWPCEEDAAEVSMDLSLRWAERSKAAFAAQAGLGRALFGIVQGSVYPRLREVSARGLVDMGFEGYAVGGLAVGEGQERMLATLDATVPMLPQDRPRYLMGVGTPEDIVLSVLRGIDMFDCVMPTRSGRHGQAFTRFGRINLRNARHAEDPRPLDPESACPAASQYSRAYLHHLFRCGEYLGPMLLSWANVWYYQDLMAGLRAAIAEGRLEAHCAALREAWARGDRVD
- a CDS encoding EAL domain-containing response regulator, producing the protein MSETDQSRLLIVDHDDAARSVLADTGEGFGYDVLPIGRGADFAGAYRSFRPTMVCLNLELPDMDGIELLRWLSEQPSPAPIIMTSHLDGRILTSAMSLARSRRLPVFGTLCKPLNSEGVTRLFESTVRTAGPITPREIERALEAGELRVRYQPKIDLSAAAGLPVRGAEALVRWSHPERGLLTPERFLPAVERGGYMDRLTDHVFTSALGELKSWHRLDDTLTMAINLSATTLRDLDMPDRFESFAREANVPLDRIILEITETSALGDDPHALDVLTRLRLKGFGLSLDDFGTGYSSLVELYRMPLSELKVDKSFVAHLDSDREARIIVRSIIDLAQNLGLKTCAEGVETPGALDCLRELGCDQAQGFFITVPLASGTLDAFLTRWREKAMSLRLVASNVPEGAVQHIA